From Pontibacillus halophilus JSM 076056 = DSM 19796, one genomic window encodes:
- a CDS encoding DNA polymerase thumb domain-containing protein, which produces MSAKNHNPVIDYSSFPDRKILCIDMKSFYASCAAITRGLDPLTTHLAVVADLNRSGSVVLAASPALKKDFGIKTGNRLFEIPDDPRIHIVPAQMRLYLEISSEITRLFHRYVPKEAIHTYSVDESFLDVTGTERLWGSAEEVAKMIQDEMLETFHLPCAIGIGPNMLMSKLCLDLDAKKEGIAEWTYDDIKTRLWPVTPLREMWGIGSQLEKRLNRMGITTIGQLARYPLKQLEKTFGVMGNQLYYHANGVDLSELGAPIMQGQISFGKSQILLRDYHDPEEVKYVILEMCEEVAKRARTHQKAGRTISLGLSYSKDEAAGGFYRSRSIDTPTNITMELYDVCMQLFDEFYEQRTVRKISIALSNISDDVGMQMSFFEPERDKQRDLGYVMDSIRDRFGNDALLRAVSYTKAGTAKHRSKLVGGHYAE; this is translated from the coding sequence ATGAGCGCTAAGAATCACAACCCCGTTATTGATTATTCATCGTTTCCAGACCGCAAAATCCTGTGTATTGATATGAAGAGTTTTTACGCTAGCTGCGCAGCGATTACGAGAGGGCTTGACCCGCTGACGACGCATTTGGCAGTCGTGGCAGACTTGAATCGTTCAGGAAGTGTCGTATTGGCAGCGAGCCCGGCGCTTAAGAAAGACTTTGGGATCAAGACAGGAAACCGGTTGTTCGAGATTCCTGATGACCCGCGTATTCATATCGTACCAGCCCAAATGAGGCTATACCTTGAAATCTCAAGCGAGATTACCCGGTTGTTTCATCGCTACGTGCCGAAGGAGGCCATTCATACGTACAGTGTCGATGAAAGCTTTCTCGATGTAACTGGAACAGAACGGTTATGGGGGAGTGCAGAAGAAGTAGCAAAGATGATTCAAGATGAGATGCTTGAGACATTTCACCTTCCATGTGCCATCGGAATCGGGCCAAACATGCTCATGTCAAAGCTATGTCTCGATTTGGATGCGAAGAAAGAAGGCATTGCCGAATGGACTTATGACGATATAAAGACAAGACTTTGGCCTGTAACCCCGCTTCGTGAAATGTGGGGGATTGGTTCTCAGTTAGAGAAGCGGCTTAACCGTATGGGCATTACGACAATCGGGCAGCTTGCTCGTTACCCACTAAAGCAGCTCGAGAAGACGTTCGGCGTCATGGGAAATCAGCTGTATTATCACGCGAACGGGGTGGATTTGTCTGAACTCGGTGCACCAATCATGCAAGGGCAAATCAGCTTCGGCAAAAGCCAAATTCTCCTCCGCGACTATCACGACCCGGAAGAAGTGAAATACGTCATTCTAGAGATGTGCGAAGAGGTGGCCAAGCGGGCACGAACCCATCAAAAGGCCGGACGTACCATTAGCCTTGGACTAAGCTATAGCAAAGATGAAGCGGCGGGAGGATTTTACCGTTCCCGCTCCATTGATACGCCAACGAATATTACAATGGAGCTTTATGATGTCTGCATGCAGTTATTCGATGAGTTCTACGAACAGCGGACCGTCCGCAAAATATCGATTGCGCTCTCCAACATCTCAGATGATGTCGGTATGCAAATGAGCTTCTTTGAACCAGAACGAGATAAGCAACGCGACCTTGGCTACGTAATGGACAGTATCCGGGACCGCTTCGGCAATGACGCACTCTTACGGGCTGTCTCCTATACGAAAGCCGGAACCGCGAAGCATCGGAGCAAGCTAGTAGGCGGTCATTATGCAGAATGA